One Paroedura picta isolate Pp20150507F chromosome 16, Ppicta_v3.0, whole genome shotgun sequence genomic region harbors:
- the SAXO3 gene encoding stabilizer of axonemal microtubules 3 — MAGTFAAYPFAWQADSGLLAPSRGRRQDWRLSSSGVGLDYGAPLPFPPPFARSTVLEPLPPASEKAWRDEVVPRLRTTTQLAHGPKTHGGPLAQPRHPVAALHWTVHYNKDLREKLKQRAWRFPLTMANQQSETRDRYPGWPNLSHEPTFHAGPQPFGLAAHHTEGASKSVVPSTRNEELAGTPFYVRDNAVLRLHDPYVSITTQDFRPFTEKQLQGYARKDDLKQNAQVQNTYPLIRVPGPMWDVSQFRLGTRVPRLAPCTAPVPHQGLRSLAQESYQLPNDHKRTWDRFCPVERPPTVSYKVPVVEIMCVPGMYETEYKCYGSGKPWPV; from the exons ATGGCGGGCACGTTCGCCGCCTACCCCTTCGCCTGGCAGGCGGACTCCGGGCTGCTGGCGCCCAGCCGGGGCCGCAGGCAAGACTGGAGGCTGAGCAGCAGCGGAGTGGGCCTGGACTATGGCGCCCCGTTGCCCTTCCCGCCCCCTTTCGCGAGG TCGACGGTCCTCGAGCCGCTGCCGCCGGCCTCGGAGAAAGCATGGCGCGACGAGGTCGTCCCACGGCTGCGGACCACCACGCAACTTGCGCACGGCCCAAAGACCCACGGGGGCCCTCTGGCGCAGCCGCGCCATCCCGTGGCCGCCCTGCACTGGACCGTCCACTACAATAAAGACCTGAGAGAGAAG CTGAAGCAGAGGGCGTGGCGGTTCCCGCTGACCATGGCCAACCAGCAGAGTGAGACGAGGGATCGCTACCCTGGCTGGCCCAACCTGTCCCATGAGCCCACCTTCCATGCTGGACCTCAGCCATTTGGCTTGGCTGCTCATCATACTGAGGGCGCTTCCAAG TCTGTCGTGCCCAGCACCAGGAACGAAGAGCTGGCAGGGACACCCTTCTATGTCCGTGACAACGCGGTCCTGCGTCTCCATGACCCTTACGTCTCCATCACCACCCAGGATTTCCGACCCTTCACAGA GAAGCAGCTACAAGGTTATGCCCGTAAGGATGACTTGAAACAGAACGCTCAGGTCCAAAATACTTATCCTCTGATCCGGGTGCCTGGTCCAATGTGGGATGTCAGTCAATTCCGCCTTGGCACCCGGGTGCCTCGCCTGGCTCCCTGCACAGCCCCCGTGCCGCACCAGGGCCTACGCAGCCTGGCACAGGAGTCCTACCAGCTGCCCAACGACCACAAGCGCACGTGGGACCGCTTCTGCCCCGTGGAGCGGCCACCAACGGTCTCCTACAAAGTGCCCGTGGTAGAGATCATGTGTGTTCCAGGCATGTACGAGACAGAGTACAAGTGCTACGGAAGTGGCAAACCCTGGCCCGTGTAA
- the LOC143825624 gene encoding lutropin subunit beta-like, translating to MKLIQEKKPLVAAILLMAATQCASRRSDPVRSPSCHPINTTIAAEKDDCPVCITITTSICGGYCETRGILFNVLSPFIQRVCTYKEVRYETVRLRGCPAGVDPSFTYPVALSCHCDLCKLDSSDCTVQSIGPNFCINQRISPQ from the exons ATGAAGTTGATACAG GAAAAGAAGCCCTTGGTGGCGGCAATCTTACTCATGGCGGCCACCCAGTGTGCCAGCCGCAGGAGCGATCCCGTCAGGAGCCCGTCCTGCCACCCCATCAACACCACCATTGCTGCCGAGAAGGACGACTGCCCCGTCTGCATCACCATCACCACCTCCATCTGTGGGGGCTACTGTGAGACGAGG GGCATACTGTTCAACGTGCTCTCGCCCTTCATCCAAAGAGTCTGCACTTACAAGGAGGTGCGCTACGAGACTGTGCGCCTGCGTGGATGCCCAGCAGGAGTGGACCCATCCTTCACCTACCCTGTGGCCCTCAGCTGCCACTGTGACCTCTGCAAACTGGATTCCAGCGACTGCACTGTTCAGAGCATTGGGCCCAATTTCTGCATCAACCAACGCATCTCCCCCCAGTGA